The Spirosoma foliorum genome has a window encoding:
- a CDS encoding AAA family ATPase has product MVVAFSGRIGSGKTTLTTELADQLGWPRTSFGDYVRLQAMQSNIDPTRENLQNLGEKLLEEDPRLFCDNVLNQIVWRSEGNLIIDGIRHVQVISLIKELVSPFEMIHVHIETDVQTRSERLYLRYSSVELQKIDNHSTELDVKHVLGEQADIVIKGDSTIASLVKETREHLKL; this is encoded by the coding sequence ATGGTAGTAGCATTCTCCGGTAGAATTGGCAGTGGTAAAACTACATTAACCACTGAATTAGCAGATCAGTTGGGATGGCCCCGAACTAGCTTTGGCGATTATGTGCGCTTACAAGCAATGCAAAGCAATATTGACCCAACCCGTGAGAACTTACAGAATTTAGGTGAAAAACTTTTGGAAGAAGATCCCAGACTGTTTTGTGATAACGTTCTAAATCAGATAGTATGGCGATCTGAAGGCAATCTTATCATTGATGGAATACGTCATGTTCAGGTAATCAGCTTAATTAAAGAGTTGGTGAGTCCATTTGAGATGATTCATGTCCATATTGAAACAGATGTACAAACCCGTTCCGAACGACTCTATCTCCGTTATTCATCTGTTGAACTTCAAAAAATAGATAATCACTCAACTGAACTTGATGTTAAACATGTATTGGGGGAACAAGCAGATATAGTTATAAAAGGTGATTCTACAATCGCTTCTTTAGTCAAAGAAACTCGAGAACATTTGAAGTTATAA
- a CDS encoding ASCH domain-containing protein: MTRSTNQLFISYHHELSQRGKLITVLHNNLHSNNFWSTRIEQLTQDQSIKIHLGIFVEPFLQYIFEGRKTVESRFSINKTAPYDKVNVGDVLLLKRSGGPIIGLCQISQIWSYQLTPSLFKQIQRTFSSALCVEGSDFWQRKKESQYATLMAIDEIACLDSYLYIDKRDRRGWVILG, encoded by the coding sequence ATGACACGCTCTACGAATCAATTATTCATTTCATATCATCACGAATTGTCCCAAAGGGGCAAGCTTATTACAGTACTTCACAACAATCTTCATTCCAACAACTTCTGGTCCACTAGAATTGAGCAATTGACTCAAGATCAGTCCATTAAGATACACTTAGGTATCTTTGTAGAACCGTTCTTACAGTATATTTTTGAAGGTCGTAAAACTGTTGAGTCAAGATTCTCAATCAATAAGACTGCCCCTTACGATAAAGTAAATGTAGGAGACGTTTTATTACTAAAGCGTTCTGGTGGACCCATTATAGGACTTTGTCAGATTTCCCAGATTTGGTCTTATCAGTTGACTCCTTCTCTATTTAAGCAAATACAGCGGACATTTTCTTCTGCTCTATGTGTAGAAGGGTCTGATTTTTGGCAACGGAAGAAAGAGTCTCAATATGCAACTCTGATGGCTATTGATGAAATAGCTTGCCTAGATTCATATTTGTATATTGATAAGCGGGATCGTAGAGGCTGGGTTATTTTAGGTTAA
- a CDS encoding DUF4186 family protein — translation MANDDQIILPKISCTSTRCEEDLHCFRPKKGKLKIEDYQGGKCQACDADVVDWNKVYNRDLNDTDTLFAALRKEYIRHLFWTIKLDQKVSWRKFQKGREQMQKDIYKRLQSSISDSGRESIWDGRQTPMTPKNIIYCAQHATATCCRKCIRYWHNIPYDRDLTENELQYLTGLVMRYVDIRLFESPPAGTQLILSFS, via the coding sequence ATGGCAAATGACGATCAAATAATCTTACCTAAAATAAGCTGCACTAGTACTAGGTGTGAGGAAGATCTACATTGTTTTCGACCTAAAAAAGGGAAACTAAAGATTGAAGATTATCAAGGTGGTAAATGTCAGGCTTGCGATGCTGATGTTGTGGACTGGAATAAAGTGTATAATCGTGACCTTAACGATACCGATACTCTTTTTGCTGCTTTACGTAAAGAGTATATCCGTCATCTTTTCTGGACAATTAAGTTGGATCAAAAAGTAAGTTGGAGAAAATTCCAAAAGGGACGTGAGCAAATGCAGAAGGACATTTATAAGCGGCTTCAGAGCTCAATAAGTGATTCAGGTAGAGAGTCTATTTGGGATGGCAGGCAGACTCCAATGACACCGAAAAACATTATATATTGTGCTCAACATGCTACGGCAACTTGTTGCCGGAAATGCATTCGCTACTGGCATAACATCCCCTATGATCGTGATTTGACGGAAAATGAATTACAGTATCTGACCGGACTAGTAATGCGCTATGTTGACATTCGTCTTTTCGAAAGTCCTCCAGCAGGCACTCAATTAATACTTTCTTTTAGTTGA
- a CDS encoding RNA polymerase sigma factor gives MVNSISDPELLKLIAQQQDEIERNKAFDIFYIRHRPFLWNVLSRICREDSSDDEVKRAILQNTFYQVLIYAGSFQADSEGTPEVIERNVQGWLIVIARQEYQRLLSDRRYPPDDAINAFKIMKQASNSSSKVTYKEDLVQQALAKLSPRDRHILLTYYNYYEKGKGKQARNLPPDVLESLARQYNVKKDNLRKIIQRGNDAVKQHIENQLKADNRTLYIKRDEQ, from the coding sequence ATGGTCAACAGTATATCCGACCCAGAGCTACTCAAACTGATTGCCCAGCAACAAGACGAGATCGAACGTAATAAGGCATTTGATATTTTCTACATTAGGCACCGGCCATTTTTGTGGAATGTCCTATCTCGTATATGCCGTGAAGACTCATCTGATGATGAAGTCAAACGAGCTATACTGCAGAACACATTTTATCAAGTTCTGATATATGCTGGCTCTTTTCAAGCAGACTCTGAAGGTACCCCTGAAGTAATTGAGCGAAATGTACAAGGCTGGCTAATCGTTATAGCTAGACAGGAATATCAACGCCTGCTCAGTGATCGTCGATATCCGCCTGATGATGCTATTAATGCCTTTAAGATAATGAAACAGGCTTCAAACTCATCATCAAAGGTTACCTATAAAGAAGACTTGGTGCAACAGGCATTGGCAAAGCTTAGTCCGCGCGATCGGCACATCCTTTTGACTTATTACAATTATTATGAAAAGGGAAAGGGAAAACAAGCCCGTAACCTACCCCCAGATGTTTTAGAATCACTTGCTCGACAATACAACGTGAAGAAAGATAACCTTCGGAAGATAATACAGCGAGGTAATGATGCTGTAAAACAGCATATTGAAAATCAACTCAAAGCCGATAATCGAACCTTATATATTAAGCGCGATGAACAATAA
- a CDS encoding DUF2188 domain-containing protein yields MAKSNVHIVPRGDQWAVKRANGQRATRLVDTQQDAIDVGRNIARHQQVELIIHNQDGQINRRDSYGHDPYPPRG; encoded by the coding sequence ATGGCAAAATCAAACGTACACATTGTGCCCCGTGGTGATCAGTGGGCCGTAAAACGTGCTAACGGACAACGAGCAACTCGTCTTGTCGACACACAACAAGATGCTATAGATGTCGGTCGCAATATAGCTCGTCACCAGCAGGTTGAGTTAATCATTCATAACCAAGATGGTCAGATCAATCGACGTGACTCTTACGGGCATGATCCTTATCCTCCACGAGGTTAA
- a CDS encoding SMODS-associated NUDIX domain-containing protein codes for MALTEFVLSTGSNIAVNILSNRLDTFLSDRLPRGQRLALWRASLLASPNQYFRISIAYLYRIYIDGEYLLIKGRRIDQYQPVGGVRKVYPSAKILSELGVLDDDCLKIDDISRHDLRVRVPARKLLRFLTWYESREDREVDQQREFIEELIRPGFLSADLFVPIATQYRYTVPTFHFSAHFQCQELLYHEVFDVKLNSEQEKAMRQLKDTPSDQYVWVDEESILMLGHDKRLKRKPFQIGEHARLLISKDYKLFNH; via the coding sequence ATGGCACTAACCGAATTTGTTCTTTCCACAGGTTCTAACATAGCCGTAAATATTTTGTCGAATCGACTAGATACCTTTCTTTCTGATCGATTGCCGAGGGGCCAGCGATTGGCGTTATGGCGAGCTTCTTTACTGGCGAGTCCTAATCAGTATTTTCGGATTTCCATCGCCTATCTATACCGCATTTATATAGATGGCGAATATTTACTGATTAAAGGACGTCGAATTGACCAATATCAACCAGTTGGCGGTGTGCGAAAGGTATACCCTTCTGCCAAAATTCTGTCTGAACTAGGGGTGCTTGACGACGATTGTCTGAAGATTGACGATATAAGTCGACATGATCTGCGTGTTCGCGTGCCAGCTCGCAAATTGCTTCGCTTTCTAACCTGGTATGAAAGTCGTGAGGACCGTGAAGTTGACCAACAGCGTGAGTTCATTGAAGAATTAATTAGACCTGGCTTCCTGTCTGCCGATCTTTTCGTCCCTATAGCAACTCAATATCGGTACACGGTGCCAACCTTTCACTTTTCAGCTCATTTTCAATGTCAGGAGTTACTTTATCATGAAGTGTTTGATGTGAAACTGAATTCCGAACAGGAGAAAGCTATGCGACAACTGAAAGACACTCCTTCCGATCAATACGTTTGGGTTGATGAAGAGAGTATTTTGATGTTAGGGCATGACAAACGATTAAAGCGCAAACCATTTCAGATTGGAGAACACGCTCGCTTGCTGATTAGTAAAGACTATAAATTGTTTAACCATTAA
- a CDS encoding nucleotidyltransferase domain-containing protein, whose amino-acid sequence MIPATPFATPSGSEFQISDLDDLLNRLGESLQLDPTRRRLAEERYKTVADWVERDEMFFKTALLNVYPQGSFRIRTTAKPYKRNEFDLDFVVHLDFLTGKNYDPMKVLDQLERRLRENETYKGMVERKNRCIRITYANDFHMDIMVGCQETYYEPNRIIVPDCKTKDWTASNPIGYGDWFTAKAKLAPERQELLLKAFDARNMQIRASENLPAELPYELKAPLERAVQILKRGRDVYFYDQEELATASIILTTLAAEAYSGELSVFEAINHIISYIEQKPRNLFGRIEPFSVPNPANPKENFSEKWFEDRKLFDAFLGFIRNLKRIWDSIKASTNLTLRESLLEGAFGETRIKRLLAEQRDYRFKVEKANRLMPFAQAAGLGTLGTTSTVKPTFEPAPVQNQPARRFGGKAFPLHSTQFSAGTNYLQQRWIEQTYPGVFAFTVRNSTLTCKGKIRPTSDCEEYSLTIQYVPGIPPQVFINSHRIKPGNDIHMYNNGALCLHYPPDIKWTHRTSVAAYTIPWIAEWLVCYEFWKLTGKWEGEEVKH is encoded by the coding sequence ATGATACCTGCAACCCCATTTGCAACACCATCGGGTTCCGAATTTCAAATTAGTGATCTTGACGACCTATTAAACCGTTTAGGGGAAAGCCTACAGTTAGACCCAACCCGCCGACGCTTAGCAGAAGAGCGCTATAAAACTGTCGCCGATTGGGTTGAACGCGACGAAATGTTCTTTAAAACGGCTCTTCTGAATGTATATCCGCAGGGTTCCTTTCGAATTCGAACTACTGCTAAGCCATATAAAAGAAATGAATTCGACTTAGATTTTGTCGTCCATCTGGATTTTCTAACAGGTAAGAACTACGATCCCATGAAAGTTCTGGACCAGTTGGAACGTCGGCTACGTGAAAATGAAACCTACAAAGGTATGGTTGAGCGGAAGAATCGCTGTATTCGGATTACCTATGCCAACGACTTTCATATGGATATTATGGTGGGCTGTCAGGAGACATACTACGAGCCCAACCGAATTATTGTACCTGATTGTAAGACAAAAGACTGGACTGCGAGTAACCCTATTGGTTATGGTGATTGGTTTACGGCTAAAGCGAAGTTGGCTCCTGAACGCCAAGAATTACTCCTAAAAGCTTTTGATGCTCGTAACATGCAAATCCGTGCAAGCGAAAACCTACCTGCCGAACTTCCGTACGAATTAAAGGCACCGCTCGAACGGGCCGTACAGATTTTGAAACGCGGACGAGACGTATACTTCTACGACCAGGAAGAATTAGCCACGGCCAGTATTATATTGACAACATTAGCTGCCGAAGCTTATAGCGGGGAGTTATCTGTATTTGAGGCAATTAATCACATCATCAGTTATATTGAGCAAAAGCCACGCAATCTCTTTGGCCGAATTGAGCCTTTTTCTGTTCCGAATCCAGCCAATCCTAAAGAAAATTTCAGTGAGAAATGGTTTGAGGATCGTAAGCTTTTCGATGCATTTCTGGGCTTCATAAGAAACCTAAAACGAATTTGGGATTCAATCAAAGCATCGACAAATCTGACTTTGCGAGAGTCTTTACTAGAAGGAGCCTTTGGAGAAACTAGAATCAAACGGCTGCTTGCTGAACAACGTGATTACCGATTTAAAGTTGAGAAAGCTAATCGACTCATGCCTTTCGCGCAAGCCGCCGGATTAGGTACACTTGGGACTACATCGACTGTAAAGCCGACCTTTGAACCCGCTCCTGTACAAAATCAACCTGCTCGTCGGTTTGGTGGAAAGGCGTTTCCTTTGCATTCTACACAGTTCTCCGCTGGAACAAACTACCTTCAACAACGTTGGATTGAGCAGACATATCCTGGTGTATTTGCTTTTACCGTTCGAAATAGTACGCTTACGTGTAAGGGAAAGATTAGGCCAACTAGCGACTGCGAAGAGTATAGCTTGACAATTCAATATGTGCCGGGCATTCCCCCTCAGGTCTTCATCAATAGTCATCGAATAAAGCCAGGTAATGACATTCACATGTATAATAACGGCGCTTTATGTTTACATTATCCACCAGATATTAAGTGGACTCATCGCACATCGGTAGCCGCTTATACGATACCTTGGATTGCGGAATGGTTAGTGTGTTACGAATTTTGGAAGTTGACTGGTAAATGGGAGGGGGAAGAAGTGAAGCATTAG
- a CDS encoding HNH endonuclease has translation MRCIFCKQDSSGSRSVEHIVPESLGNKSHVLPTGVVCDRCNQYFALKIEKVLLEQEFFKNLRHRNAIESKRGRISPSEKVLGTITFSEGEIYISNKGMNVVTVDPLSAQFIMSEW, from the coding sequence ATGAGGTGTATTTTTTGTAAGCAAGATTCCTCAGGCTCTAGAAGTGTTGAACACATTGTTCCTGAATCACTAGGCAATAAATCACATGTTTTGCCTACGGGTGTTGTATGTGATAGATGTAATCAATATTTCGCCTTGAAAATAGAGAAAGTACTTCTTGAGCAGGAGTTTTTCAAAAATTTGAGGCATCGTAATGCTATTGAATCCAAGCGAGGTAGAATTTCTCCCTCAGAGAAAGTTTTAGGTACTATAACTTTCTCTGAGGGAGAAATTTACATTTCGAATAAAGGGATGAATGTAGTTACTGTTGATCCTCTTTCCGCCCAATTCATCATGTCGGAATGGTAG